A portion of the Cystobacter ferrugineus genome contains these proteins:
- a CDS encoding acyltransferase domain-containing protein: MRHEDAAEREARRLGPVFVFSGQGSQWVGMGRELLERSTVFEMVLSACDVQVRRHLGWSLLEMVTERDAPLGDIEVSCPAIVAMELALAALWRSWGVEPAAVVGHSIGEVAAAQVAGVLSLEEAMRVICQQGRTMGRLRGRGAMAVVGLSWERAGVAPPGLEGRLWRVIHASPDWAVVAGEPPALEQALAYWRQQGVVARWVDSEVAAHCPQVEPFGEELRERLVGLCPRTERLPLFSTVTGGDVAARRLGADHWVRNLTEPVLFREATGALIARGHDVFLEISPHPLVKHWLESCLAHAERAGTVLASMRRGREATQHMLETLRRLSGSRPRESRASTRFRVVDSSAEDGC, encoded by the coding sequence ATGCGTCACGAGGATGCTGCGGAACGCGAGGCGAGGCGACTCGGTCCGGTGTTCGTGTTTTCCGGGCAGGGTTCGCAGTGGGTGGGGATGGGGAGGGAGCTGCTGGAGCGCTCGACGGTGTTCGAGATGGTGCTGAGCGCGTGTGACGTGCAGGTGCGGCGGCACCTGGGGTGGTCGCTGCTGGAGATGGTGACGGAGCGGGACGCGCCGCTGGGGGACATCGAGGTGAGCTGTCCGGCCATCGTGGCGATGGAGCTGGCGCTGGCGGCGCTGTGGCGCTCGTGGGGTGTGGAGCCGGCGGCGGTGGTGGGGCACAGCATCGGCGAGGTGGCGGCGGCGCAGGTGGCGGGGGTGCTGTCGCTGGAGGAAGCGATGCGCGTCATCTGCCAGCAGGGGCGCACCATGGGGCGGCTGCGGGGCCGGGGGGCGATGGCGGTGGTGGGGCTGTCGTGGGAGCGGGCGGGCGTGGCGCCGCCGGGGCTGGAGGGGCGGCTGTGGCGCGTCATCCACGCGAGCCCCGACTGGGCGGTGGTGGCGGGGGAGCCGCCCGCGCTGGAGCAGGCGCTGGCGTATTGGCGTCAGCAGGGCGTGGTGGCGCGCTGGGTGGACTCGGAGGTGGCGGCGCACTGTCCCCAGGTGGAGCCCTTCGGCGAGGAGCTGCGCGAGCGGCTCGTGGGCCTGTGTCCCCGGACGGAGCGCCTGCCGCTCTTCTCCACGGTGACGGGAGGCGACGTGGCGGCGCGGCGGCTCGGCGCGGATCACTGGGTGCGCAACCTCACCGAGCCGGTGTTGTTCCGCGAGGCCACGGGCGCGCTGATCGCGCGCGGACACGACGTGTTCCTGGAGATCAGCCCACACCCGCTGGTGAAACACTGGCTGGAGTCGTGCCTGGCGCACGCGGAGCGGGCCGGGACGGTGCTCGCGTCGATGCGGCGCGGCCGGGAGGCCACCCAGCACATGCTGGAGACGTTGCGGCGCCTGTCCGGGTCCCGCCCGCGCGAGAGCCGCGCCAGTACCCGCTTCCGCGTGGTGGACTCGTCCGCGGAGGACGGCTGCTAG